A portion of the Aquicoccus sp. G2-2 genome contains these proteins:
- a CDS encoding epimerase, producing MPNTVLILGASGKIGTHSARSFAAAGWKIRRFNRDHDNMIEAAQGVDVILNGMNPPNYHDWANLIPALTQKVIAAAKSSGATVLLPGNVYPFGKQAGPWSESTPHHPCARKGRIRVDMLNAYRQSGVQTVILRAGDFIDPDHQGDIMSVMLLRGIAKGKITAPGPTDRLHAYAYLPDWARAAVALAEKRTTLARFEDIPFPGHAFTLDHLRAELEKQLFRPLRFTGFPWWALRLAGPVWELARELSEMRYLWQVPHSLSAEKFNSLLPTFEPTPLADVLRAALPADIDPN from the coding sequence ATGCCCAACACCGTTCTCATCCTCGGCGCGTCTGGCAAAATCGGCACCCATTCAGCGCGAAGCTTCGCCGCCGCTGGCTGGAAAATTCGCCGTTTCAATCGTGATCATGACAATATGATCGAAGCCGCTCAGGGTGTTGATGTCATCCTCAACGGGATGAACCCGCCCAATTATCATGACTGGGCCAACCTGATCCCCGCCCTGACCCAAAAGGTGATCGCCGCCGCGAAATCCTCCGGTGCCACGGTGCTTCTGCCCGGCAATGTCTATCCTTTCGGCAAACAGGCTGGGCCGTGGTCTGAATCCACGCCACACCATCCCTGCGCTCGCAAGGGGCGTATCCGCGTGGACATGCTCAATGCTTACCGCCAAAGCGGTGTGCAAACGGTGATCCTGCGCGCCGGGGATTTCATCGACCCGGATCATCAGGGCGATATCATGAGCGTCATGCTCCTGCGCGGGATTGCCAAAGGCAAGATCACCGCCCCCGGCCCGACAGATCGGCTTCATGCCTATGCCTACCTGCCCGATTGGGCACGCGCTGCGGTGGCACTGGCCGAAAAACGCACCACGCTGGCCCGGTTTGAAGATATTCCCTTCCCCGGCCACGCCTTCACTCTGGACCACCTCCGTGCCGAGCTCGAAAAACAACTCTTCCGCCCGCTTCGCTTCACCGGTTTTCCTTGGTGGGCGCTGCGCCTTGCCGGGCCGGTCTGGGAACTTGCCCGCGAACTGAGCGAGATGCGCTATCTCTGGCAAGTGCCGCACAGCCTTTCGGCAGAGAAATTCAACTCCCTCCTGCCCACATTCGAACCCACGCCTCTGGCGGATGTCCTGCGCGCCGCATTACCAGCCGACATCGACCCAAACTAA
- a CDS encoding mechanosensitive ion channel, whose amino-acid sequence MAEPTIPGKTLVDSVTSGDVPAAAAKVAQDVALSLADRAQNLFIGLMRPWSAYQIAIAIGLFLLAWGIARIFQPRLHEWLRTRENWPKWRLRLLLLIHRRLRLICFVALIWPAVWLMREFTWPSRTYLLAVFADLAFAWLVIALVTRLITNGFLRTAVRYVGWTWVTLSILNLTNEAHTLLESIAIDIGSLHLSLWTVLQAVITLGILFALARFLSKSTSAALRRNEDISPSMQVLGVKFTQVLLYGAAIFVGLKAVNVDLTGLAVLSGAIGVGLGFGLQKVVSNLVSGVIILLDKSIKPGDVISIGETFGWIDTLGARFTSVVTRDGKEYLIPNEDLITGQVVNWSHTNDFVRLDIFFGTAYGSDPHKVRAIAIDAAKSVDRVLVHKLPVCHIVGFGDSSVDYILRFWITDPSGGLTNIRGNVYLALWDAFKAGGISFPFPQREVRILDDDAPAESESAESESAESKAGESEPGTP is encoded by the coding sequence ATGGCGGAACCGACAATTCCCGGAAAAACACTGGTCGACTCAGTTACATCCGGCGACGTCCCAGCCGCCGCCGCCAAAGTCGCGCAGGATGTGGCGCTTTCGCTCGCCGACCGGGCGCAAAACCTGTTTATCGGGCTGATGCGCCCATGGAGCGCCTATCAGATCGCCATCGCCATCGGGCTATTCCTGCTGGCATGGGGCATCGCACGCATTTTCCAGCCGCGCCTCCACGAATGGCTACGCACCCGTGAAAACTGGCCGAAATGGCGCCTGCGCCTTCTCCTGCTCATCCATCGACGGCTCCGGCTGATCTGCTTTGTTGCGCTGATCTGGCCCGCCGTCTGGCTGATGCGCGAGTTTACCTGGCCTTCACGCACCTATTTGCTCGCAGTCTTTGCCGATCTGGCGTTTGCTTGGCTGGTCATCGCTCTGGTCACCCGGCTTATTACCAATGGCTTCCTGCGCACGGCGGTGCGCTATGTCGGTTGGACATGGGTGACGCTCTCAATCCTTAACCTGACCAACGAAGCCCACACCCTTCTCGAAAGCATTGCGATCGACATCGGCAGCCTTCACCTGTCGCTCTGGACCGTACTTCAGGCTGTCATCACGCTTGGCATCCTGTTCGCACTGGCGCGGTTCCTGTCAAAATCCACCTCTGCGGCCCTGCGCAGAAACGAAGATATCAGCCCCTCGATGCAGGTTCTGGGCGTCAAGTTCACGCAAGTGCTGCTCTATGGTGCGGCCATCTTCGTTGGGCTGAAGGCGGTCAACGTCGATCTCACCGGGCTTGCCGTCCTTTCCGGTGCCATCGGCGTCGGGCTCGGCTTCGGGCTTCAAAAGGTCGTCTCGAACCTTGTCTCGGGCGTGATCATCCTGCTCGACAAGTCGATCAAGCCCGGAGACGTGATTTCCATCGGCGAAACCTTCGGCTGGATCGACACGCTGGGCGCACGCTTTACCTCCGTTGTCACCCGTGACGGCAAGGAATACCTCATCCCCAACGAAGACCTGATCACCGGACAGGTGGTCAATTGGTCCCACACCAACGATTTCGTCCGGCTCGATATCTTCTTTGGTACTGCTTACGGCAGCGATCCGCACAAGGTGCGCGCCATTGCCATAGACGCCGCCAAAAGCGTTGACCGGGTGCTGGTCCACAAGCTTCCGGTTTGTCATATCGTGGGCTTCGGTGATTCATCGGTGGATTACATCCTGCGTTTCTGGATCACCGACCCGTCCGGTGGGCTCACCAATATCCGCGGCAACGTCTATCTGGCACTATGGGACGCGTTCAAAGCCGGTGGCATCTCATTCCCCTTTCCCCAACGCGAAGTGCGCATTCTGGATGACGACGCACCGGCCGAATCCGAGTCAGCGGAATCTGAGTCGGCTGAATCTAAGGCGGGCGAATCTGAACCGGGCACGCCCTGA
- the rlmH gene encoding 23S rRNA (pseudouridine(1915)-N(3))-methyltransferase RlmH, whose product MRVTICAVGRLRSGPEKALIEDYTQRFDRTGRALGLGPLSIVEVDDRKGGGMEGEAALLARALPKSARIIALDERGKLMPSPDFATTLARLRDDGTGDLAFLIGGADGLSPTLRAKADLSLSFGKMVWPHMLARAMLTEQLYRAAAILAGTPYHRA is encoded by the coding sequence ATGCGCGTCACAATCTGCGCCGTCGGTCGGCTCCGCTCCGGCCCCGAAAAAGCGCTGATCGAAGATTATACCCAGCGCTTCGACCGGACCGGCCGCGCCTTGGGCCTCGGCCCGCTAAGTATCGTGGAAGTGGACGACCGCAAAGGCGGCGGCATGGAAGGGGAGGCAGCGCTCCTTGCCCGCGCCCTGCCGAAATCCGCCCGGATCATTGCGCTTGATGAACGCGGCAAATTGATGCCGTCCCCCGATTTCGCCACCACCCTCGCGCGCTTGCGCGACGATGGCACCGGCGATCTCGCCTTTCTGATCGGCGGCGCAGACGGCCTGTCACCCACGCTGCGCGCCAAGGCCGACCTGTCCCTTTCCTTTGGCAAGATGGTCTGGCCGCATATGCTGGCCCGCGCCATGCTAACCGAGCAACTTTACCGCGCCGCCGCCATCCTTGCCGGCACGCCCTATCACCGCGCCTGA
- the leuD gene encoding 3-isopropylmalate dehydratase small subunit yields MDKFEKHSGIAAPMPLVNIDTDMIIPKQFLKTIKRSGLGVNLFDEMRFDQDGNENPDFVLNKPAYRDASVLVAGDNFGCGSSREHAPWALADFGIKVVVSTSFADIFYNNCFKNGILPIVMPKEVVDILMEDAEKGANARMEVDLEAQTVTTSDGERFSFEVDPFRKHCLLEGLDDIGLTMEKVKAIDVFEAKLTNERPWV; encoded by the coding sequence ATGGACAAATTCGAAAAACATTCGGGCATTGCCGCGCCGATGCCGTTGGTCAACATCGACACTGATATGATCATTCCCAAGCAATTCCTGAAAACCATCAAGCGATCGGGCTTGGGCGTGAACCTGTTCGACGAGATGCGGTTTGACCAGGATGGCAATGAAAATCCTGATTTCGTGCTGAACAAGCCCGCCTATCGAGACGCATCGGTGCTGGTGGCGGGGGACAATTTCGGCTGCGGGTCAAGCCGCGAGCACGCGCCTTGGGCATTGGCCGATTTTGGGATCAAGGTGGTGGTCTCCACCTCGTTTGCCGACATCTTCTATAACAACTGCTTCAAGAACGGCATTCTGCCTATCGTGATGCCAAAAGAGGTTGTCGATATTCTGATGGAAGATGCCGAGAAGGGCGCCAATGCGCGCATGGAGGTCGATCTTGAGGCGCAGACCGTGACGACCTCGGACGGAGAGCGCTTTTCCTTCGAGGTTGACCCGTTTCGCAAGCATTGCTTGCTTGAAGGGCTCGACGATATCGGGCTGACGATGGAGAAGGTGAAGGCCATCGACGTATTTGAGGCCAAGCTGACCAATGAGCGGCCCTGGGTCTGA
- a CDS encoding LysR family transcriptional regulator yields the protein MDKVLEQVDWALVQAFLAVAEEGSLSAAARRMQASQPTLGRQVKALEAELGLALFQRHAKGLTLSTAGEALLAPARAMAAAMQEISFYAAGHEAGVAGTVRITASEVVSHYMLPPILARLRAEAPEVQIELVPSDASENLLYREADIALRMYEPRQLDLVARYLGAIELGVYGATAYLDRRGRPGTPAELLEHDLVGFDRDETILRGMREADLGVDRRSFALRCDGQAVYWELVRAGCGIGFFQVPLGERDPLVEQLDFGWQLPSLPLWIAAHRDLRHTPRVRLVWEFLTDGVRPFVTG from the coding sequence ATGGATAAGGTGTTGGAACAAGTTGATTGGGCGCTGGTGCAGGCGTTCTTGGCGGTGGCCGAGGAGGGCTCTCTTTCTGCGGCGGCGCGGCGGATGCAGGCCAGCCAACCAACGCTGGGGCGGCAGGTGAAGGCGCTTGAGGCGGAGCTTGGGCTGGCGCTGTTTCAACGCCACGCAAAGGGTTTAACGCTGAGCACGGCGGGCGAAGCGCTGCTGGCACCGGCGCGCGCCATGGCGGCGGCGATGCAAGAAATTTCGTTTTATGCGGCGGGGCATGAAGCGGGTGTGGCGGGCACGGTGCGGATCACGGCGAGCGAAGTCGTGTCGCATTACATGTTACCGCCTATTCTTGCCCGGCTCAGAGCGGAAGCGCCGGAGGTTCAGATAGAGTTGGTGCCAAGCGATGCCAGCGAGAACCTGCTTTACCGCGAAGCAGATATCGCCTTGCGGATGTATGAGCCGCGCCAGCTTGATTTGGTGGCGCGCTATCTTGGCGCGATAGAGCTTGGTGTATATGGCGCTACGGCGTATCTTGACCGGCGCGGGCGACCGGGGACACCGGCGGAACTTCTTGAGCATGATCTTGTCGGATTTGACCGGGACGAGACGATACTGCGCGGGATGCGCGAGGCGGATCTTGGCGTTGACCGGCGTAGTTTTGCGCTGCGATGTGACGGGCAGGCCGTGTATTGGGAGCTTGTCCGGGCAGGCTGTGGCATCGGGTTTTTTCAGGTGCCGCTTGGCGAGCGCGACCCATTGGTTGAGCAGCTCGATTTTGGCTGGCAGCTTCCAAGTCTTCCGTTGTGGATCGCCGCCCATCGTGACTTGCGCCATACGCCGCGGGTCCGGCTGGTTTGGGAGTTCCTGACAGACGGGGTGCGCCCTTTCGTGACAGGTTGA
- a CDS encoding endonuclease/exonuclease/phosphatase family protein, producing the protein MLWGVLFVRAAFADHIRIATYNVELSRRGPGLLLAAMAKGDRAAEAAAAVVARVAPDVLVLNGIDFDCDLMTISAFAELVAKHGHEMPYRLALRPNSGWASGIDLDGDGWLGGPGDAQGFARYAGDGGMAVLSRYPFGTVRDLSGLIWARQSWASLPVKSGAPYPSKAAMEVQRLSSVGHWIVPVMIGERRLDVMAFHATTPVFDGPEDRNGKRNHDEVLLWQHVLNGEYGRAPLTPFVIAGDANLDPVDGAGIRTAIRRLLDDKRLLDPRPKSAGGRAAADAGQKGDPAFDTVDWPGAEEAGPGNLRVDYVLPSAELRVLDAGVYWPAPGADGHDEAQVASRHRLVWVDVGW; encoded by the coding sequence ATGCTTTGGGGCGTGCTTTTCGTGCGCGCTGCGTTTGCCGATCATATCCGTATTGCAACCTATAATGTCGAGCTGTCGCGCAGGGGGCCGGGGCTGTTGCTTGCTGCGATGGCCAAGGGCGACAGGGCGGCAGAGGCAGCCGCAGCGGTGGTCGCGCGTGTGGCCCCAGATGTGCTGGTGCTCAACGGGATTGATTTTGATTGCGATCTGATGACCATTTCAGCCTTTGCCGAGCTGGTGGCAAAACACGGGCATGAGATGCCATACCGGCTTGCGCTGAGACCCAATAGCGGCTGGGCCAGCGGGATTGATCTTGATGGCGACGGATGGCTGGGCGGCCCTGGTGATGCGCAGGGCTTTGCCCGTTATGCCGGTGATGGCGGTATGGCAGTCCTGTCGCGCTATCCGTTTGGAACGGTGCGTGATTTGAGCGGGCTTATCTGGGCGCGGCAGAGTTGGGCATCGCTGCCGGTCAAGAGCGGCGCGCCTTACCCGTCAAAGGCGGCGATGGAGGTGCAGCGGCTGTCGTCGGTGGGGCATTGGATTGTGCCAGTGATGATCGGGGAAAGGCGGCTTGATGTGATGGCGTTCCATGCCACGACGCCGGTATTCGACGGACCGGAAGACCGCAACGGCAAGCGCAACCACGATGAAGTCCTGCTCTGGCAGCATGTGCTGAACGGGGAGTATGGCCGCGCGCCGCTGACGCCGTTCGTGATCGCGGGGGACGCCAACCTTGACCCGGTGGATGGTGCCGGGATCAGGACGGCGATACGCCGGTTGCTTGACGACAAGCGACTGCTTGACCCGCGCCCCAAGAGCGCGGGTGGCCGGGCGGCGGCGGATGCGGGGCAAAAGGGCGACCCTGCATTCGATACGGTTGACTGGCCGGGGGCGGAGGAGGCCGGCCCCGGCAACCTGCGGGTGGATTATGTTTTGCCCTCCGCCGAGTTGCGCGTGTTGGATGCCGGGGTTTATTGGCCCGCGCCGGGAGCGGACGGCCATGACGAGGCGCAGGTGGCGAGCCGCCACAGGTTAGTTTGGGTCGATGTCGGCTGGTAA
- the rsfS gene encoding ribosome silencing factor, which translates to MTSEELLARILSSLESDKAEGIVQIDLRGKSSIGDYMVICSGRSSRQVTSIAEKLTDRLKQDFGRLSKIEGKDTGDWVLIDTGDIIVHVFRPEVREFYQLEKMWQATPAAATQAQS; encoded by the coding sequence GTGACAAGTGAAGAGCTTCTCGCGCGCATCCTTTCCTCTCTCGAAAGCGACAAGGCCGAAGGTATCGTGCAGATTGATCTGCGCGGCAAATCTTCGATCGGTGATTACATGGTGATCTGTTCTGGCCGTTCGTCACGGCAAGTCACGTCAATTGCCGAAAAGCTGACTGACCGGCTCAAACAAGATTTCGGGCGCCTGTCAAAAATAGAAGGCAAGGATACCGGCGATTGGGTGCTGATCGACACCGGCGATATCATCGTCCACGTCTTCCGCCCCGAAGTGCGCGAGTTCTATCAGCTTGAGAAAATGTGGCAGGCCACCCCGGCCGCCGCTACCCAAGCTCAAAGCTGA
- a CDS encoding DUF308 domain-containing protein, translating into MKISVILIVIGVLLALGGIFAFANPLAASIAVTTLVGFAFLVTGAIQAWAAFDGRAPGGRFWHGVSALMGIVAGVWLLANPLQGMVSLTLLLGVVFLVTGVLRIGLGFRIGQTQAKTLLILSGIAGVVVAVLIFSDFEQAATSFLGILLGVELLAQAFALITLGFWGRKSGF; encoded by the coding sequence ATGAAAATTTCTGTTATCCTGATCGTGATCGGGGTTCTTTTGGCGCTGGGCGGAATTTTCGCCTTCGCCAACCCGCTTGCGGCGTCTATCGCGGTGACGACACTGGTGGGCTTTGCTTTCCTCGTGACCGGCGCGATTCAGGCTTGGGCCGCGTTTGACGGGCGCGCGCCCGGCGGGCGGTTCTGGCATGGTGTTTCGGCGTTGATGGGGATCGTGGCCGGGGTGTGGCTATTGGCCAACCCGCTTCAGGGCATGGTTTCGCTGACGCTGCTTCTGGGCGTTGTATTCCTTGTGACTGGTGTGCTGCGGATCGGGCTAGGATTCAGGATCGGCCAGACGCAGGCCAAAACGCTTTTGATACTGTCGGGCATTGCCGGAGTCGTGGTGGCGGTGTTGATCTTTTCCGACTTTGAGCAGGCGGCGACCAGCTTCCTTGGCATTTTGCTGGGTGTCGAGCTGCTGGCGCAGGCGTTCGCGCTGATCACACTTGGCTTCTGGGGCCGCAAGAGCGGGTTCTGA
- a CDS encoding peptidoglycan DD-metalloendopeptidase family protein — protein MKIRAALIALFLAANPVQAQSPTPANPAAAANAAARNLSAATKALDAAESASDRVKALTVTIRAFEDGLAAMRDGLRRASIREQTLTRELHARDAEIGQLIGVLQTIGDQRKPTLLLHPDGPLGTARAGMILADVTPALNTRAAELRGKLEEVTTLRKLQQSAADTMRNGLGAVQKARTTLSQAVAERTDLPRRFTEDPVKTALLIASTETLSGFASGLSEIATNEAPGSLPDISSRKGALPLPVQGRLLRGYIQPDAAGIKRPGIIMATRPRAIVTTPAAATIRYRGPLLDYGNVMILEPQNGLLFVFAGLDVVYGAPGEVLPAGAPVGLMGGTDPKIGDILTQSNEGTGTDRTETLYIEVRENNAPVDPGTWLHLAKDN, from the coding sequence ATGAAAATTCGCGCCGCCCTCATTGCACTTTTTCTGGCTGCCAACCCGGTACAGGCACAAAGCCCCACCCCGGCCAACCCCGCCGCCGCCGCCAATGCCGCCGCACGCAATCTCTCTGCCGCGACCAAAGCCCTTGATGCCGCAGAAAGCGCCTCTGATCGTGTCAAGGCGCTGACCGTGACGATCCGCGCCTTCGAAGACGGGCTCGCCGCCATGCGCGACGGGCTGCGCCGCGCCTCGATCCGTGAACAGACACTGACCCGTGAACTGCATGCCCGCGATGCCGAAATCGGCCAGTTGATCGGAGTGTTGCAGACAATTGGCGACCAACGCAAACCAACCCTCCTGCTGCACCCCGATGGTCCTCTGGGCACGGCACGCGCGGGGATGATCCTCGCCGATGTCACCCCGGCCTTGAATACCCGCGCCGCCGAACTGCGCGGCAAGCTCGAAGAAGTCACCACCCTGCGCAAGCTTCAGCAAAGCGCCGCCGACACCATGCGCAATGGGCTCGGGGCGGTGCAAAAGGCCCGTACCACGCTCAGCCAAGCCGTCGCAGAACGCACCGACCTGCCGCGTCGCTTCACCGAAGACCCGGTGAAAACCGCCCTGCTCATTGCCTCGACGGAAACGCTCTCGGGCTTCGCGTCCGGCCTCTCGGAAATCGCCACCAACGAAGCACCAGGCAGCCTGCCCGACATCTCCAGCCGTAAAGGTGCCCTGCCGTTGCCGGTGCAGGGCCGCCTCCTGCGCGGTTATATTCAGCCCGATGCCGCAGGCATCAAACGCCCCGGCATCATCATGGCCACCCGCCCGCGCGCAATCGTTACCACGCCAGCCGCCGCCACCATCCGCTATCGCGGCCCCCTGCTCGACTACGGAAACGTGATGATCCTAGAGCCGCAAAATGGCCTTCTCTTCGTTTTCGCCGGGCTTGATGTCGTCTATGGTGCGCCCGGAGAGGTGCTTCCAGCAGGCGCACCTGTTGGCCTGATGGGCGGGACCGATCCGAAAATTGGCGACATCCTGACGCAAAGTAACGAAGGGACTGGAACTGACCGCACGGAAACGCTCTATATAGAAGTCAGAGAAAACAACGCCCCGGTGGATCCGGGCACATGGCTCCACCTAGCGAAGGATAATTGA
- a CDS encoding isopropylmalate isomerase, which produces MVLRDSVDPCICSGMTRIFDMDDRARLTERFFGEARSVLARL; this is translated from the coding sequence ATGGTCTTGCGGGACTCGGTTGACCCCTGTATCTGTTCCGGGATGACACGGATTTTTGACATGGATGACCGCGCCCGGCTGACAGAGCGCTTTTTCGGCGAAGCCCGTTCGGTTCTGGCGCGCCTATAG
- the gpmI gene encoding 2,3-bisphosphoglycerate-independent phosphoglycerate mutase, which translates to MSSFKPVVLCILDGWGMRKETAANAPALANTPTFDRLMSTCPNNHLITHGPDVGLPSGQMGNSEVGHTNIGAGRIVAMDLGQIDLAIEDGSFFTNERLRTFIAQLRETGGTAHLVGLVSGGGVHGSLTHMIAAAHALTDAGIPVAIHAITDGRDVPPKSALGYLSTLEEALPDTARIVSLTGRYFAMDRDNRWARVCEAYEAMINGKGQMHTASPAAAINNAYNRSETDEFIQATTIGDYAGVQDGDGLWCLNFRADRARELLAAIGQPDFDAFETGPRPKYAALLGMVEYSDTHNTYMSTVFPSREIVNTLGTWVSKHGLRQFRLAETEKYPHVTFFLNGGKETPEPGEDRYMAPSPKVATYDLQPEMSAAEVTEKFINAIKAGYDLIVTNYANPDMVGHTGDLAAAIAACETVDKGLGQVIEALEKAGGAMIVTADHGNCETMVDPETGGPHTAHTLNPVPVALVGGPEGATLRTGRLSDLAPTLLELMGLPQPPEMTGKSLLS; encoded by the coding sequence ATGAGCAGTTTCAAACCCGTTGTCCTGTGCATTCTCGATGGCTGGGGCATGCGCAAAGAAACTGCGGCAAACGCGCCCGCGCTGGCAAATACCCCGACCTTCGACAGGCTCATGTCGACTTGCCCGAATAATCACCTCATCACCCATGGCCCCGATGTCGGCCTGCCCTCGGGCCAGATGGGCAATTCCGAAGTCGGGCACACCAATATCGGCGCAGGCCGCATCGTCGCCATGGATCTCGGGCAGATCGACCTCGCCATCGAAGACGGCTCGTTCTTTACCAATGAGCGCCTGCGCACCTTCATCGCGCAGCTACGTGAAACCGGCGGCACCGCGCATCTTGTCGGGCTGGTCTCGGGCGGCGGCGTGCATGGCTCGCTCACCCACATGATCGCCGCCGCGCACGCGCTGACAGACGCAGGCATCCCGGTGGCCATCCACGCCATCACCGATGGCCGCGATGTTCCGCCGAAATCCGCACTGGGCTATCTCTCGACACTGGAAGAGGCCTTGCCCGACACCGCCCGCATCGTCAGCCTCACCGGGCGCTACTTCGCCATGGACCGCGACAATCGCTGGGCCCGCGTCTGCGAAGCTTATGAGGCGATGATCAACGGCAAGGGCCAGATGCACACCGCCAGCCCCGCCGCCGCGATCAACAATGCCTATAACCGCTCGGAAACCGATGAGTTCATTCAGGCCACCACAATCGGTGATTACGCAGGCGTGCAGGACGGTGACGGGCTTTGGTGCCTCAATTTCCGCGCCGACCGCGCCCGCGAACTGCTCGCCGCCATCGGTCAGCCCGATTTCGACGCCTTTGAAACCGGACCGCGCCCCAAATACGCGGCCCTCCTCGGCATGGTCGAATATTCCGACACCCACAACACCTATATGAGCACCGTTTTCCCCTCGCGCGAAATCGTCAATACGCTGGGCACTTGGGTCTCCAAACACGGCCTGCGGCAGTTCCGCTTGGCGGAAACCGAGAAATACCCACACGTCACCTTCTTCCTCAACGGCGGCAAGGAAACGCCCGAACCCGGTGAAGACCGCTACATGGCCCCCTCCCCGAAGGTCGCCACTTATGATCTTCAACCAGAAATGAGCGCCGCCGAGGTGACGGAGAAATTCATCAACGCGATCAAAGCCGGGTATGACCTCATCGTCACCAACTATGCCAACCCCGATATGGTCGGCCACACCGGCGATCTCGCCGCCGCTATCGCTGCCTGCGAAACAGTCGATAAAGGGCTTGGGCAGGTTATCGAGGCGCTCGAAAAAGCCGGTGGCGCAATGATCGTCACCGCCGATCACGGCAATTGCGAAACCATGGTCGATCCCGAAACCGGTGGCCCGCACACCGCGCACACACTGAACCCGGTGCCGGTGGCGCTGGTAGGCGGCCCCGAAGGCGCCACACTTCGCACCGGACGGCTCAGCGATCTGGCGCCAACCCTGCTCGAACTGATGGGACTCCCACAACCGCCCGAAATGACCGGCAAGAGCCTGCTGTCATGA
- the leuB gene encoding 3-isopropylmalate dehydrogenase — protein sequence MSTPSLLILPGDGIGPEVMAEVIKVIDWFGQRRGLKFDVSEDLVGGCAYDKHGTPLHDDTMAKAQAADAVLLGAVGGPKYDDLDFSVKPERGLLRLRKEMDLFANLRPAQCFDALADFSSLKRDVVAGLDIMIVRELTSGIYFGEPRGIIEEGNERVGINTQRYTESEIERVARSAFELAMKRDKRLCSMEKANVMESGILWREVVTRVGEEYPDVALSHMYADAGGMQLTRWPKQFDVIVTDNLFGDLLSDIAAMLTGSLGMLPSASLGAPMANGRPKALYEPVHGSAPDIAGQGKANPIACILSFAMALRYSFDAGEEAARLEDAVNAVLADGLRTADLLGEEGVTPVSTGEMGDAVVAKLDASV from the coding sequence ATGAGCACCCCATCGCTTCTCATTCTGCCCGGTGACGGGATTGGCCCCGAAGTCATGGCCGAAGTGATCAAGGTTATTGACTGGTTCGGGCAACGGCGCGGGTTGAAATTCGACGTGAGCGAAGACCTTGTGGGCGGGTGTGCCTATGACAAGCACGGCACACCGCTGCATGATGACACGATGGCCAAGGCGCAGGCGGCGGATGCGGTTCTGCTGGGCGCTGTGGGCGGGCCGAAATACGACGATCTGGATTTTTCGGTAAAACCCGAGCGTGGGTTGCTGCGGCTCAGGAAGGAAATGGACCTGTTTGCCAACCTGCGTCCGGCGCAGTGCTTTGACGCGCTGGCGGATTTTTCGTCGCTGAAACGCGATGTGGTGGCGGGGCTTGATATCATGATCGTGCGCGAGTTGACCTCGGGCATCTATTTTGGAGAGCCGCGCGGGATTATCGAAGAGGGCAACGAACGGGTGGGGATCAACACCCAGCGTTACACCGAAAGCGAGATCGAGCGGGTGGCGCGGTCTGCGTTCGAGCTGGCGATGAAGCGTGACAAGCGGCTTTGTTCGATGGAAAAGGCCAATGTGATGGAATCGGGCATTCTTTGGCGCGAGGTCGTCACACGGGTGGGCGAGGAGTATCCGGATGTCGCGCTAAGTCATATGTATGCTGATGCGGGTGGGATGCAGTTGACGCGCTGGCCCAAGCAGTTTGACGTGATCGTGACCGACAACCTGTTTGGTGATCTGCTTTCGGATATTGCCGCGATGCTGACCGGGAGCCTTGGCATGCTGCCTTCGGCCAGTCTTGGTGCGCCGATGGCGAATGGGCGGCCCAAGGCGCTTTACGAGCCGGTGCATGGGTCGGCCCCCGATATTGCCGGGCAGGGCAAGGCGAATCCGATTGCCTGTATCCTGAGCTTTGCGATGGCGCTGCGCTATTCTTTCGACGCAGGTGAAGAGGCCGCGCGGTTGGAAGATGCAGTGAATGCGGTGCTGGCCGATGGGCTGCGCACGGCGGATTTGTTGGGCGAAGAGGGGGTAACGCCGGTCTCGACAGGCGAGATGGGCGATGCGGTGGTTGCCAAGCTGGACGCGTCGGTCTGA